A genome region from Bombus terrestris chromosome 10, iyBomTerr1.2, whole genome shotgun sequence includes the following:
- the LOC105666154 gene encoding WD repeat-containing protein WRAP73 isoform X1: MSLEVENDLIRVNNQLCDFSKDGRFLATAYQTNLTIKGYKKFDTIHSFIFPDIIEYLEWSRNTEYILCANIKKAIIQVYSIRYPEWKYKLIEGSAGLESVSWSPDSKYILTLSDFNIQISVWSLDDQSVTHIQNTKSSFHKLYFSPDGNKLAVVVSIEGNDNIEIYKTDTWKLSKKLICGRLSSIDGLCWSPNSELLCIWSSFSDEAKLIIYSSIFERDIAVFSPTQTVNLSQVECANYTCLKGIENVTWMPSGQLLAVIGFNEMILLLNHVTWKPLLQLYLEPVIQENYLNKVYEERIIQPKFSNKNTSYYDRHVLEEKSERPVNIKIGRKNIIERLSIAKFDILKFSFCGQYLAVKHQLYPTTLWIWNIIDDYLDYLLLENTIVAARWNPTRAHLLIFCECAHIFEWTPHNASCISISRNITVLDARWHPGGNSLLLCGYNKAIIYQIENK, encoded by the exons ATGTCATTAGAGGTAGAAAATGATTTAATACGAGTAAATAATCAATTATGTGATTTTTCTAAGGATGGAAGATTTCTTGCAACTGCATATCAAACAAATTTAACAATAAAAGGTTACAAGAAATTCGACACCATTCATTCATTCATATTTCCAGATATAATCGAG TATTTGGAGTGGTCTAGAAATACTGAATAcatactatgtgcaaatataaAGAAAGCTATTATTCAAGTATATTCCATTCGTTATCCTGAATGGAAATACAAATTGATTGAAGGCAGTGCTGGTTTAGAAAGTGTTAGTTGGTCTCCAGATAGTAAATACATTTTGACGTTGTCAGATTTTAAT ATTCAGATATCTGTGTGGTCTCTGGATGATCAAAGTGTAACTCATATACAAAATACGAAATCTTCTttccataaattatattttagtcCAGATGGTAATAAACTAGCAGTGGTAGTTTCAATTGAGGGTAATGacaatatagaaatttataaaactgacACATGGAAACTAAGCAAG aaattaatatgTGGTCGTTTAAGTAGCATTGATGGATTATGCTGGTCTCCAAATAGCGAATTATTATGTATTTGGTCTTCCTTTAGCGACGaagcaaaattaattatttattcgagTATATTCGAAAGAGATATCGCAGTATTCTCTCCTACACAAACTGTAAATTTATCTCAAGTGGAATGTGCAAATTATACGTGTTTAAAAGGAATCGAAAATGTAACGTGGATGCCCAGTGGACAGTTATTAGCTGTAATAGGATTTAATGAAAtg ATCTTACTGTTAAATCATGTGACATGGAAACCACTTTTGCAATTATATCTTGAACCCGTAATtcaagaaaattatttgaataaggTATATGAAGAACGTATAATTCAACcaaaattttcgaataaaaatacaaGTTATTACGATAGACATGTTT TGGAAGAGAAATCGGAACGaccagtaaatataaaaataggaaGGAAGAATATTATTGAGAGATTGTCAATtgcaaaatttgatattttaaaatttagttTTTGCGGGCAATACTTGGCCGTGAAACATCAACTTTATCCTACAACATTGTGGATATGGAATATTATTGATGATTATCTTGATTATTTACTTCTTGAAAATACTATCGTAG ctGCAAGATGGAATCCTACACGCGCTCACCTTTTAATATTTTGCGAGTGTGCGCATATATTTGAATGGACACCACATAATGCGAGTTGTATATCAATTTCACGAAATATTACGGTATTAGATGCACGATGGCATCCTGGGGGAAATTCCTTATTGCTTTGTGGTTATAATAAGGCGATTATTtatcaaattgaaaataaatga
- the LOC105666154 gene encoding uncharacterized protein LOC105666154 isoform X2, producing MSLEVENDLIRVNNQLCDFSKDGRFLATAYQTNLTIKGYKKFDTIHSFIFPDIIEYLEWSRNTEYILCANIKKAIIQVYSIRYPEWKYKLIEGSAGLESVSWSPDSKYILTLSDFNIQISVWSLDDQSVTHIQNTKSSFHKLYFSPDGNKLAVVVSIEGNDNIEIYKTDTWKLSKILLLNHVTWKPLLQLYLEPVIQENYLNKVYEERIIQPKFSNKNTSYYDRHVLEEKSERPVNIKIGRKNIIERLSIAKFDILKFSFCGQYLAVKHQLYPTTLWIWNIIDDYLDYLLLENTIVAARWNPTRAHLLIFCECAHIFEWTPHNASCISISRNITVLDARWHPGGNSLLLCGYNKAIIYQIENK from the exons ATGTCATTAGAGGTAGAAAATGATTTAATACGAGTAAATAATCAATTATGTGATTTTTCTAAGGATGGAAGATTTCTTGCAACTGCATATCAAACAAATTTAACAATAAAAGGTTACAAGAAATTCGACACCATTCATTCATTCATATTTCCAGATATAATCGAG TATTTGGAGTGGTCTAGAAATACTGAATAcatactatgtgcaaatataaAGAAAGCTATTATTCAAGTATATTCCATTCGTTATCCTGAATGGAAATACAAATTGATTGAAGGCAGTGCTGGTTTAGAAAGTGTTAGTTGGTCTCCAGATAGTAAATACATTTTGACGTTGTCAGATTTTAAT ATTCAGATATCTGTGTGGTCTCTGGATGATCAAAGTGTAACTCATATACAAAATACGAAATCTTCTttccataaattatattttagtcCAGATGGTAATAAACTAGCAGTGGTAGTTTCAATTGAGGGTAATGacaatatagaaatttataaaactgacACATGGAAACTAAGCAAG ATCTTACTGTTAAATCATGTGACATGGAAACCACTTTTGCAATTATATCTTGAACCCGTAATtcaagaaaattatttgaataaggTATATGAAGAACGTATAATTCAACcaaaattttcgaataaaaatacaaGTTATTACGATAGACATGTTT TGGAAGAGAAATCGGAACGaccagtaaatataaaaataggaaGGAAGAATATTATTGAGAGATTGTCAATtgcaaaatttgatattttaaaatttagttTTTGCGGGCAATACTTGGCCGTGAAACATCAACTTTATCCTACAACATTGTGGATATGGAATATTATTGATGATTATCTTGATTATTTACTTCTTGAAAATACTATCGTAG ctGCAAGATGGAATCCTACACGCGCTCACCTTTTAATATTTTGCGAGTGTGCGCATATATTTGAATGGACACCACATAATGCGAGTTGTATATCAATTTCACGAAATATTACGGTATTAGATGCACGATGGCATCCTGGGGGAAATTCCTTATTGCTTTGTGGTTATAATAAGGCGATTATTtatcaaattgaaaataaatga
- the LOC100643977 gene encoding elongator complex protein 2, translated as MTTSYISCACNRVPHSVDWGKNGLICFAACHAVAIYNPYISKIGKITHTLHRHKDRINTVRWLKRRDAKPESELLSSSVDGTAIIWSKRNESFKCNSIIGVDDTLIFCNSLYISDHDSLNEETSAKLIICTGSVKGDLRIWLRDMDDNVKCLQTLTFDKKLPIEACFSFLPNKHLPLLAIAIENFTIELYVTNCNIIEESYFEKVQVLVGHEDWVRCMDFNCDTNHSILLASGSQDAMIRLWKISANSTEFSNDELHQKEQVFTANGIKYNITLESILYGHEGWVYGVHWYPLQLDNKNRILRLLSCSLDKSMIIWEPDEVTGIWSEKVRVGEVGGNLMGFYGCKFSDNGLNILAHGYQGSFHIWEYSNIVKNWIPKSKPSGHFSEVIDLCWDPNGRFLITASTDQTTRIHAAWKNETEFWHEIGRPQVHGYDMSCLVMLTPYMFASGAEEKVVRIFTAPTTFRNCLMKIANVDDFKNMVADSASVPALGLTNKATFEDNIAIEDIEVNKFRNEDYTPPTEEELMQNTLWPELQKLYGHGYEIFSIAARHDGSLLATACKSTSPEHSAILLWSTNTWIQVQKLMSHQLTITQMEFSPNNKYLLSVSRDRRWSLFECKDNMYTLIAASLKKDSLHTRIIWCCSWTYDSSFFATGSRDGKIGIWNPNFTDDKIVPITSLDVKVSVTALAFSLQKISQDFYILAIGFETGCIEIQKLKMFSNNFEWEKYIMYDTSQAHHLTVRRLKFRPQKEDFNILQLASCGSDHIIKIYDIDILK; from the exons ATGACAACGAGTTACATATCGTGTGCCTGCAATAGAGTTCCACATTCGGTTGATTGGGGAAAAAATGGACTCATTTGTTTTGCAGCATGTCATGCAGTTGCAATTTATAATCcgtatatttcaaaaattggaaaaataacgCACACTCTTCACCGACACAAAGATCGTATTAATACTGTACGATGGCTTAAACGAAGAGATGCGAAACCCGAATCAGAGCTATTATCAAGCTCAGTAGATGGAACAGCTATTATTTGGAGTAAAAGAAATGAATCATTTAAATGTAACTCTATCATAGGAGTTGATGATACTCTAATCTTTTGCAACTCATTATACATTTCTGATCATGACTCCCTAAATGAGGAAACATCTGCAAAATTGATAATATGTACTGGGTCTGTTAAAGGAGATCTAAGAATATGGTTAAGAGATATGGATGATAATGTAAAATGTTTACAAACGCTTACATTTGATAAGAAATTACCAATAGAAGCTTGTTTTTCCTTCTTGCCAAATAAGCATTTACCACTTCTGGCTATTGCAATAGAAAATTTTACAATTGAATTGTATGTAACTAATTGTAATATCATAGAAGAATCATATTTTGAAAAAGTTCAAGTTTTAGTTGGGCATGAAGATTGGGTACGATGTATGGACTTTAATTGCGATACAAATCACAGTATTTTGCTTGCAAGTGGATCTCAAGATGCCATGATACGATTATGGAAAATTTCTGCAAATAGTACAGAATTTTCAAATGATGAGTTACATCAAAAAGAACAAGTGTTTACGGCTAAtggcataaaatataatattactttagaaTCTATCCTTTATGGTCATGAAGGATGGGTTTATGGCGTACATTGGTATCCGTTACAGCTTGATAATAAGAATAgaattttaagattattatctTGCTCATTAGATAAATCTATGATTATATGGGAGCCAGATGAAGTAACTGGGATTTGGTCTGAAAAAGTAAGAGTGGGTGAAGTTGGTGGCAATTTAATGGGTTTTTATGGTTGTAAATTTAGTGATAATGGATTAAATATATTAGCACACGGTTACCAAGGATCATTTCATATTTgggaatattcaaatattgtaaaaaattgGATTCCAAAGTCTAAACCAAGCGGTCACTTTAGTGAAGTGATTGATCTTTGCTGGGATCCAAATGGAAG GTTTCTAATTACTGCAAGTACAGATCAGACAACAAGAATTCATGCAGCTTGGAAAAATGAAACAGAATTTTGGCATGAAATTGGACGTCCACAAGTTCATGGATATGATATGTCTTGTTTGGTTATGCTAACCCCTTATATGTTTGCTTCAGGAGCAGAAGAAAAGGTTGTACGTATATTTACAGCACCAACAACATTTAGGAACTGTTTAATGAAGATTGCCAATGTTGatgatttcaaaaatatggTGGCTGATAGTGCATCAGTACCTGCTCTTGGACTAACAAATAAGGCAACATTTGAAGATAATATCGCAATTGAAGATATAGAAGTTAATAAGTTTAGAAATGAGGATTATACTCCTCCAACAGAAGAAGAGTTAATGCAAAATACACTATGGCCAGAGTTACAAAAGCTTTATGGCCATGGATATGAAATATTCTCTATAGCTGCCAGACATGATGGATCATTATTGGCAACTGCATGTAAATCAACATCACCAGAACATTCTGCAATATTATTGTGGAGTACAAATACATGGATCCAAGTTCAGAAACTTATGTCTCATCAATTAACTATAACACAAATGGAATTTTCACCCAATAACAAATATCTACTATCTGTTTCCAGAGACAGAAGATGGTCATTGTTCGAATGTAAAGACAATATGTATACTTTAATTGCAGCTAGTCTAAAAAAAGATAGTCTTCATACTCGTATAATATGGTGTTGTTCATGGACATATGATTCATCCTTCTTTGCAACAGGTTCCAGGGATGGAAAAATTGGGATTTGGAATCCAAACTTTACAGATGATAAAATTGTTCCAATTACATCCTTGGATGTAAAAGTTTCAGTTACAGCACTTGCATTTTCATTACAGAAGATTTCtcaagatttttatattttagcaATAGGATTTGAGACTGGATGCATAGAAATacagaaattaaaaatgttttctaataattttgaaTGGGAAAAATACATAATGTATGATACTTCTCAAGCACATCACTTAACTGTTAGAAGGCTTAAATTTCGGCCTCAAAAGgaagattttaatattttacaactagCAAGTTGTGGATCTGAtcatattattaagatatatgacatagatattttgaaatga
- the LOC100643581 gene encoding putative ATP-dependent RNA helicase DHX57 — protein sequence MNPLDIDSDFFLDRQVVDRNNTNVSMKDKSSSILKTELQTLRISEESERQLYDTLKHIYGPSFKLSDASEFENKKSNLDKQYWVERGNLVIKGIVDYSSKDSTPKSQEQITRQFATSKLESYGFHQSHCVEALLHTEGDVGKALEILFYKYYGLENIARSKIHDNIDTIDLLERKNEEKEALESIYGNMFTEKIKNQIWIVQVKLDYLVRNDEIEQEIQRFRPKQERGREREVCRLFIHKRCRFGNRCKFLHQQPQVLRMPERENPSFTLEIRFPEGCKYPYEPPYFYLYKNDGTFPSINCLRIARRLYEEALSISAYGTPSIFSIISLLENEYDIKRYLAENKEQFLDQSELLFRRHIENEDETNVATHYELGSIHRKNRNNISWEKILKEDDLIEKNFKEKLTNPRYNKMIEIRERLPAWSKMYEILDVIHKNQVIIISGETGCGKSTQVPQFLLDDWIINRSASKEHINIICTQPRRISTIGVAERVATERNERIGDTVGYQIRLESKISNRTRLTFCTTGILLQRFAVNPELSDVTHIIVDEVHERSAESDFLLMLLKELLSRRSNLKVILMSATLRSEIFSTYFKGAPILCIPGRTFPVEQIFVEDLYEKMNYVLTESSRATRRYKGGLEQLEMNYGIALQVAAQFSYTPSESSADEELDLQGIINRYRGYKSQAQKNLFYMDHNAINYELIEATLQWITCGEHNYPKTGSILVFLPGFAEIIALKDRLNQNEYFSPKTGKFIIISLHSSLSNEEQSLVFKKSLARKIVLSTNLAETSITIDDCVFVIDSGKMKETRFNSNQNMESLEMCWVSRANALQRKGRAGRVMPGVSIHLYTSHKFKYQFSAQPVPEILRIPLEPLLLRIQLLHNGTKVDLHEVLGKMLEPPTEENISSAIKRLQDVGAFNSECTLTPLGHHLAALPVNVRIGKLILFGAIFCCLDSALTIAACLSHKNPFHIPFEKRHEIDAKKEFFTANSDQLTILKAYRKWLEAYTRNTSAGHAFAKENYLSVRTLYSLADIKYQLLELLVSIGFVPVNLPKRQPNVDKIIEITGFELNINNDNYKLLQGLLCAALYPNVVKVLSPDKFFQIQPAGAVPTQTRPDQLRFQTKNDSFVSIHPSSVNFHVGYFPSPYLVFQEKVKTSKIFIKEVSMVPILPLILFSDYELKIEVHDGIFIVSLEDGWMLFDVESHRVAQLLQGMRMELVKLLEQKMREPLLNLLNNQNGKKIIQTIVNVVTRE from the exons ATGAATCCTCTTGACATTGATTCTGATTTCTTCTTAGACAGACAAGTTGTGGATAGAAATAACAC AAATGTGTCAATGAAAGATAAAAGTAGCTCTATACTGAAAACAGAACTGCAAACTTTAAGAATATCTGAAGAATCTGAACGCCAGCTGTACGATACTTTAAAGCATATTTATGGTCCT AGTTTTAAACTTTCTGATGCAtcagaatttgaaaataaaaagtcCAATTTAGACAAGCAATATTGGGTGGAAAGGGGCAATTTGGTCATTAAAGGAATAGTTGATTATTCTTCTAAGGATAGTACACCAAAAAGCCAAGAACAAATTACTAGGCAATTTGCAACATCCAAACTTGAAAGTTATGG tTTTCATCAATCGCATTGCGTTGAAGCACTATTACATACGGAGGGTGATGTAGGGAAAGCTTtagaaatattgttttataaatattatggaTTGGAAAATATAGCAAGAAGCAAGATACATGATAACATTGATACAATAGATTTAttggaaagaaaaaatgaagaaaaagaagcacTTGAATCTATTTATGGGAATATGTTtactgaaaaaataaaaaatcaaatttggatTGTACAAGTTAAATTGGATTATTTAGTAAGAAATGATGAAATAGAACAGGAAATTCAAAGGTTTAGGCCGAAACAAGAAAGGGGAAGGGAAAGAGAAGTTTGCagattatttattcataaaagatGTAGATTTGGAAATAGGTGTAAATTTTTACATCAACAACCACAAGTATTAAGAATGCCTGAAAGAGAGAATCCGAGTTTTACCCTAGAAATAAGATTTCCTGAag gtTGTAAATATCCTTATGAACCgccttatttttatttgtataaaaatgatgGTACATTTCCAAGTATAAATTGTTTAAGAATAGCAAGAAGGTTGTATGAAGAGGCATTATCAATATCTGCATATGGAACACCTTctattttttcaataatatctCTTTTGGAAAATGAATatgatataaaaagatatttagcaGAAAATAAAGAACAATTTCTAGATCAAAGTGAATTACTATTTCGAAGGCACATAGAAAATGAAGATGAAACAAATGTAGCTACTCATTACGAATTAGGATCTATACATAGGAAAAACAGAAATAATATTAGTTgggaaaaaatattgaaagaagatgatctaattgaaaaaaattttaaagaGAAACTAACAAATCCCAGATATAACAAGATGATAGAAATTAGAGAAAGGTTGCCTGCATGGTCAAAGATGTATGAAATTTTAGATGTAATACACAAAAATCAAGTAATCATAATTTCTGGCGAAACAGGATGTGGTAAAAGTACACAAGTGCCACAATTTTTATTAGATGATTGGATTATTAATAGATCTGCATCCAAAGAACATATTAACATAATATGTACACAGCCACGAAGAATAAGTACAATAGGAGTAGCAGAAAGGGTTGCAACAGAAAGAAATGAACGCATAGGTGACACAGTAGGATATCAAATACGATTAGAAAGTAAAATTTCTAATAGAACTAGATTAACATTTTGTACAACTGGAATTTTATTGCAAAGATTTGCTGTGAATCCAGAATTATCAGATGTTACACATATTATTGTAGACGAAGTTCATGAAAGAAGTGCAGAAAG TGACTTCCTTTTGATGCTATTAAAAGAATTACTGTCCAGAAGATCAAATCTGAAAGTAATACTTATGAGTGCCACTCTTAGAAGTGAGATTTTTTCCACATACTTTAAAGGAGCTCCCATTTTATGTATACCAGGAAGAACGTTTCCCGTAGAACAAATCTTTGTGGAagatttatatgaaaaaatgaattatgTTCTAACAGAAAGTTCAAGAGCTACACGTAGATATAAAGGTGGTTTGGAGCAACTAGAAATGAACTATGGTATCGCATTACAGGTTGCAGCTCAATTCAGTTATACACCTAGCGAATCTAGCGCCGATGAAGAACTAGACTTGCAGGGCATTATCAACAGATATAGGGGTTATAAAAGCCAGGcacaaaaaaatttattttatatggatCATAATGCAATTAATTATGAACTTATAGAGGCAACATTACAGTGGATTACTTGTGGAGAACATAATTATCCTAAAACAGGTTCCATTTTA gTATTCTTACCCGGATTTGCTGAAATTATTGCACTGAAAGATCGATTGAATCAGAATGAGTATTTTTCGCCAAAGActggaaaatttattattatatcattacaTTCATCCTTATCTAATGAAGAGCAAAGCttagtttttaaaaaatctctcgctagaaaaattgtattaagcACAAATTTAGCTGAGACGTCTATTACTATAGATGATTGTGTTTTTGTAATTGACAGTGGGAAGATGAAAGAGACTAGATTTAATTCGAACCAAAACATGGAGAGTTTGGAAATGTGTTGGGTATCACGAGCAAATGCGTTACAAAGAAAAGGACGTGCAGGGCGTGTAATGCCTGGAGTATCTATTCATTTATATACCTCGCACAA GTTCAAATACCAATTTTCAGCACAGCCAGTACCTGAGATATTACGAATTCCGTTAGAACCACTGTTATTACGTATTCAACTTCTACATAACGGAACAAAAGTTGACTTACATGAAGTTTtag gcAAAATGTTGGAACCACCAACGGAAGAAAATATCAGTAGTGCAATTAAACGTTTACAAGATGTAGGAGCATTTAATTCCGAATGTACATTAACACCACTAGGTCATCATCTTGCGGCATTGCCTGTAAATGTACGAATCggaaaattaatattgtttGGAGCAATCTTCTGCTGTCTTGATTCTGCACTTACTATAGCAGCATGTTTATCTCATAAAAATCCATTTCATATACCTTTTGAAAAAAGACACGAGATTGATGcaaaaaaggaattttttacTGCCAATTCTGATCAACTAACTATTCTCAAAGCATATAGG AAATGGTTAGAAGCATATACACGCAATACTAGTGCAGGCCATGCTTTTGCAAAAGAAAACTATCTGTCTGTGCGTACGCTATATTCCTTGGCAGATATAAAGTATCAGTTATTAGAATTGTTAGTTTCAATCGGTTTCGTCCCCGTTAATTTACCTAAACGACAACCAAATGTTGACAAGATTATAGAAATTACTGGATTTGAACTGAACATcaataatgataattataaaCTTCTGCAAGGTCTACTTTGTGCAGCTCTATACCCTAATGTAGTAAAGGTTCTTTCGCCAgacaaattttttcaaattcagcCTGCTGGGGCAGTTCCAACACAGACGAGACCCGATCAACTTAGATTCCAAACTAAAAATGATAGTTTCGTTAGTATTCATCCATCCTCGGTCAACTTTCACGTTGGTTATTTTCCTAGTCCATATTTAGTATTTCAAGAAAAAGTGAAaacaagtaaaatatttattaaagaagtATCAATGGTACCAATTTTGCCACTAATATTATTCTCTgattacgaattaaaaatagaagTGCATGATGGAATATTTATTGTATCATTAGAAGATGGCTGGATGTTATTTGATGTTGAATCTCATAGG GTGGCTCAACTTTTGCAAGGAATGAGAATGGAATTAGTCAAATTATTAGAACAAAAGATGAGGGAACCCCTTCTAAATCTATTAAATAATCAGAATGGAAAAAAAATTATCCAAACAATTGTAAATGTAGTCACgagagaataa
- the LOC100642890 gene encoding H/ACA ribonucleoprotein complex non-core subunit NAF1, whose translation MMNAEEVIIEVIENRNSNNEFMDLISNVEQSNCVPNKVIVEDYSIYKKATQINVNETSQFTNDCEVIITDNAEIKQNSNKKDVMNEKVEQHKSVILPNTKQNEILINDTDKNQNTNEDITFENFEQKSDDDICIIREINTVSLAQKSDKVSSLTSIAIEYGNSDSETEFNTDETKSDSNQNQSLNEVQMQTYRQNKEVSSSEESDSDDSTSSSDSSVIVESDDSDSDDSSSKKGKENNVRRKNNEMRTELDDLPPIEDLKISVPEVLCDPLGEVAWMVEQLVVVKPKPGKPTLNLDTVLFIEKGQRTLGKIFDVFGQVNEPHYCVRFNSSEHIKEYNITAGMTVYYCPNTEYTSLVFLHELLKIRGIDANADDPPEFSDDEEERAYYEQLKTKQVNNVNEAENPSKRKRISKPTTGWQSNHPWNRSMQNQRKGFYARGDRRFPSMQTENHSQNLWSQSYQTNSEPYGYGMCSLQPVQYMNHNVSGLNQNFYGSHSYYSEDNSSTYLNPRIPFNTCPRVPPGYITPQNHPNSSTNVRFQAANMPWLPQVSQIPIRMKLPWIPIPPPPPPPPTSSSSDTTST comes from the exons atgATGAATGCGGAAGAGGTAATAATAGAAGTAATAGAAAACAGAAATTCAAATAATGAATTTATGGACCTTATATCAAATGTTGAACAAAGTAATTGTGTTCCAAACAAAGTAATTGTTGAAGACTATTCAATCTACAAAAAAGCTACACAAATCAATGTTAATGAGACAAGTCAATTTACAAATGACTGCGAGGTAATTATAACTGATAATgctgaaattaaacaaaattctaaTAAGAAAGATGTCATGAATGAAAAAGTCGAACAACACAAATCAGTCATACTGCCAAATACTAAACAAAATGAAATACTTATTAACGATACTgacaaaaatcagaatacaAATGAAGATATAACATTTGAAAACTTCGAACAAAAAAGTGATGATGATATTTGTATCATACGTGAAATAAATACAGTATCTCTGGCTCAAA AAAGTGATAAAGTATCTTCTCTTACTAGTATTGCTATAGAATATGGCAATTCAGATTCAGAAACAGAATTTAATACTGATGAAACAAAAAGTGATAGCAATCAAAATCAATCTTTAAATGAAGTACAGATGCAAACTTATAGGCAAAATAAAGAAGTATCGTCAAGTGAAGAAAGTGATAGCGACGATTCTACTAGTAGCAGTGATTCTTCGGTAATAGTTGAATCAGATGATTCAGATAGTGATGATAGTTCAAGCAA GAAAGGCAAAGAAAATAATgtaagaagaaagaataatgAAATGAGAACTGAATTAGATGATTTACCTCCTATTGAAGACTTAAAAATTAGTGTACCTGAAGTATTATGTGATCCATTAGGAGag GTTGCATGGATGGTTGAACAACTAGTAGTTGTAAAACCAAAACCTGGCAAACCGACATTGAACTTAGATACAGTTTTATTTATTGAGAAAGGACAAAGAACGttaggaaaaatatttgatgttTTTGGACAAGTGAATGAACCTCATTATTGTGTGCGATTCAATAGTTCTGAGCacataaaagaatataacattACAGCAGGAATGACTGTTTATTACTGTCCAAATACAGAATATACTTCTTTAGTATTTCTACATGAATTATTAAA AATCAGGGGTATTGATGCAAATGCAGATGATCCTCCAGAATTTTCAGATGATGAGGAAGAACGGGCTTATTATGAACAACTAAAAACAAAACAAGTAAATAATGTTAATGAAGCTGAAAATCCGTCTAAACGAAAGCGTATTTCTA aaCCTACTACTGGGTGGCAATCCAATCATCCGTGGAATAGAAGTATGCAGAATCAAAGGAAAGGATTTTATGCACGAGGAGATAGACGATTTCCTTCTATGCAAACTGAAAATCATTCTCAGAATTTATGGTCACAATCCTATCAAACTAATAGTGAACCTTATGGATATGGAATGTGTTCATTGCAACCTGTGCAATATATGAACCATAATGTTAGTGGTCTTAACCAAAACTTTTATGGCTCACACAGTTACTATAGTGAAGATAATAGCTCAACATATCTAAATCCTAGAATTCCTTTCAATACATGTCCAAGAGTTCCTCCAGGATACATAACACCACAAAATCATCCAAATTCATCTACAAATGTAAGATTTCAAGCTGCAAATATGCCTTGGCTACCACAAGTGTCACAAATTCCTATTCGAATGAAATTGCCATGGATACCTATaccaccacctccacctccaccaccAACTTCGTCTTCATCAGATACTACTTCAACatag
- the LOC100643247 gene encoding riboflavin kinase — MSTKSIPYFLSGSVVRGFGRGSKALGIPTANLEDKVVNNLPGDLSTGIYYGWASIDGQTYKMVASIGWNPFYKNEKKTVEIHLMHKFENDFYGKQIKAVFTGYVRPEKDFTSEEELIRAIKNDITIAEEQLQKSDMAVYKDNSFFKE, encoded by the exons ATGTCTACCAAAAGCATACCATACTTTTTATCAGGGTCGGTAGTCAGAGGGTTTGGCAGAGGTTCTAAAGCCTTAGGGATACCTACAG caAATCTTGAAGACAAGGTAGTAAATAATTTACCTGGTGATCTTAGTACTGGAATTTATTATGGATGGGCTTCTATAGACGGACAAACTTATAAAATGGTTGCCAGTATTGGTTGGAATCCGTTttataaaaacgaaaaaaagacgGTG GAGATACATTTAATGCATAAATTTGAGAATGATTTTTATGGGAAACAAATTAAAGCTGTTTTTACGGGATATGTACGACCAGAAAAAGATTTTACTTCTGAAG AGGAATTAATTCGAGcgataaaaaatgatattacaaTTGCCGAAGAACAATTACAGAAATCAGATATGGCGGTTTATAAAGATAATTCATTCTTTAAGGAATAA